TTCCGGAACTTCTTCAAGGGCGTGCTGTTCTTCCCGTACCTGATCAACGGCGTGGCGATCGGCTTCGTCTTCCTCTACTTCTTCCAGGACGGCGGCACCCTCGACTCGGTGCTGAGCCTGTTGGGCGTGGAGACCGACCGCGCCTGGCTCTCCACCCCGACGTCGGCGAACACCTCCCTCGCCGCCGTCTCGGTCTGGCGCTACCTCGGCCTGAACTTCGTCCTCTTCCTGGGGGCGATCCAGTCGATCCCGGGGGAGTTGTACGAGGCGGCCGAACTGGACGGCGCGAACCGCTGGCACCAGTTCCGCTACATCATCGCGCCGGGCATCAAGCCGGTCCTGTCCCTCACCGTGATCCTGTCGATCTCGGGCTCCCTGTCGGTCTTCGAGATCCCGTACATCATGACCGGCGGCGCGACCGGCACCGAGACGTTCGTCATCCAGACCGTGAAGCTGGCGTTCCAGTTCAACAAGACGGGGCTCGCCTCGGCGGCCGCGGTCGTGCTGCTGCTGATCGTCCTGGCGGTGACCTGGGTGCAGCGGCGCCTCGCCCCCGACGACAAGGTGGACCTCGTATGACGCGCCGCGCGGTGACCCGCGTCCTCATGTACCTGTCGCTGATCGCCGCGACCGCGGTGGTCCTGCTCCCGCTGGCCGCCGTGCTCCTGACCTCCCTCAAGTCGGAGAAGGAGATGGCCGACGGCAGCGGAGCGCTCGAGTTCCCCGGCGACCCGTTCCACTTCGACAACTACGTGACGGCGTTCCAGGACGGGCGGATGCTCTCGGCCTTCGCCAACA
This is a stretch of genomic DNA from Streptomyces hawaiiensis. It encodes these proteins:
- a CDS encoding carbohydrate ABC transporter permease, yielding MTGTTETAAVKAAAGAAAAPTPAPAPRPALLWRGATPWLFLLAPLGLLIVFTYAPIANMVAYSFTDWDGVSPELHYTGTENYAELFTRSELFEVFWVSGYYLAASVFQIVAALYFATILSFNVRFRNFFKGVLFFPYLINGVAIGFVFLYFFQDGGTLDSVLSLLGVETDRAWLSTPTSANTSLAAVSVWRYLGLNFVLFLGAIQSIPGELYEAAELDGANRWHQFRYIIAPGIKPVLSLTVILSISGSLSVFEIPYIMTGGATGTETFVIQTVKLAFQFNKTGLASAAAVVLLLIVLAVTWVQRRLAPDDKVDLV